One Brassica napus cultivar Da-Ae chromosome A1, Da-Ae, whole genome shotgun sequence genomic region harbors:
- the LOC106376232 gene encoding uncharacterized protein LOC106376232, whose translation MATKNNIVDDVLSTQQEESASGANKYRGLVLKKKPLISQDPKRTWFDSADWALHKQEASPDKRRIAAIENLKPKYFQRTPSKELPPTCAFAYGQKNQTDSSV comes from the exons ATGGCGACGAAGAACAACATAGTCGATGATGTCTTATCCACTCAACAAGAAGAG TCTGCCTCTGGTGCAAACAAATACCGTGGACTTGTGCTAAAGAAAAAGCCTCTTATCTCGCAG GATCCTAAACGTACTTGGTTTGATTCTGCAGACTGGGCTTTACACAAG CAAGAAGCAAGCCCAGATAAAAGAAGAATAGCGGCAATTGAGAATTTGAAACCCAAATATTTTCAGAGAACACCTAGCAAGGAACTTCCCCCTACCTGTGCCTTTGCATATGGACAAAAGAATCAG ACAGATTCGAGCGTTTAG